A genomic window from Streptomyces sp. NBC_01429 includes:
- a CDS encoding PH domain-containing protein → MTSPEPPTEPTYADRVYRSAGGIMGGGLLLVIVLWLGGDALFRGTGRTPWLALAGLLFTVPLIIAFTLRPAVFASDDQLRIRNPFRLITLPWAAVSTVRAQFSCEALTEDGRKFQLWAVPVSLRQRKRANRRGGAGDPRGAESGSRTADQPRLAEADRTVAELRDLAERSADRPGAQGEPVVRWAYEVMAPSAAGLVVLIVLLLTTG, encoded by the coding sequence ATGACGAGTCCTGAGCCGCCCACCGAGCCGACCTACGCCGACCGCGTCTACCGGTCGGCCGGCGGGATCATGGGCGGTGGTCTGCTGCTCGTGATCGTCCTCTGGCTCGGCGGCGACGCGCTCTTCCGCGGCACCGGCCGCACGCCGTGGCTGGCGCTGGCCGGGCTGCTCTTCACCGTGCCGCTGATCATCGCCTTCACCCTGCGCCCGGCGGTCTTCGCGAGCGACGACCAGCTGCGCATCCGCAACCCGTTCCGGCTGATCACCCTGCCCTGGGCCGCCGTCTCGACCGTGCGCGCGCAGTTCTCCTGCGAGGCGCTCACCGAGGACGGCCGTAAGTTCCAGCTGTGGGCGGTCCCGGTCTCCCTGCGCCAGCGCAAGCGGGCGAACAGGCGCGGCGGCGCGGGCGATCCGCGCGGCGCGGAGAGCGGCTCCCGGACGGCGGACCAGCCCCGCCTCGCCGAGGCGGACCGCACCGTGGCCGAGCTGCGCGACCTGGCCGAGCGCTCGGCCGACCGCCCCGGCGCGCAGGGCGAGCCGGTGGTGCGCTGGGCGTACGAGGTGATGGCGCCGTCGGCGGCGGGCCTCGTCGTCCTGATCGTGCTGCTCCTGACCACGGGCTGA
- the deoC gene encoding deoxyribose-phosphate aldolase yields the protein MPTITPVFADVTASDSTLRRFLHGLPGVDAVGLEARAASLGTRSIKTTAKAYAIDLAISMIDLTTLEGADTAGKVRALSAKAVRPDPTDRTTPATAAVCVYPDMAGTAVAALAGSGVKVASVATAFPAGRAALGVKLADTRDAVAAGADEIDMVIDRGAFLAGHYLKVYEEIRAVKEAAGTARLKVIFETGELSTYDNIRRASWLGMIAGADFIKTSTGKVGVNATPANTLLMLEAVRDFRQQTGVQIGVKPAGGIRSTKDAIKFLVLVNETAGADWLDNHWFRFGASSLLNDLLMQRQKLSTGRYSGPDYVTVD from the coding sequence ATGCCCACCATCACCCCCGTATTCGCCGACGTGACCGCGTCCGACAGCACATTGCGCCGTTTCCTGCACGGGCTGCCCGGCGTCGACGCCGTCGGCCTGGAGGCGCGCGCGGCGTCGCTCGGCACGCGCTCGATCAAGACCACGGCCAAGGCGTACGCCATCGATCTGGCCATCTCCATGATCGACCTGACGACGCTGGAAGGCGCGGACACCGCCGGCAAGGTCCGGGCGCTCTCCGCGAAGGCCGTGCGTCCCGATCCCACCGACCGCACGACCCCGGCCACCGCCGCCGTCTGTGTCTATCCGGACATGGCCGGGACCGCGGTCGCCGCGCTGGCGGGCTCCGGAGTGAAGGTCGCCTCCGTCGCGACCGCGTTCCCGGCGGGCCGTGCCGCGCTGGGCGTGAAGCTCGCCGACACCCGGGACGCCGTGGCGGCGGGGGCCGACGAGATCGACATGGTCATCGATCGGGGCGCCTTCCTCGCGGGCCACTACCTCAAGGTGTACGAGGAGATCCGCGCCGTGAAGGAGGCCGCGGGGACCGCCCGTCTCAAGGTCATCTTCGAGACCGGCGAGCTGTCCACGTACGACAACATCCGCCGCGCCTCCTGGCTGGGCATGATCGCCGGGGCCGACTTCATCAAGACGTCGACCGGCAAGGTCGGGGTGAACGCGACCCCGGCCAACACGCTGCTCATGCTGGAGGCCGTGCGCGACTTCCGGCAGCAGACCGGCGTGCAGATCGGTGTGAAGCCGGCCGGCGGCATCCGCTCGACCAAGGACGCGATCAAGTTCCTGGTGCTGGTCAACGAGACCGCGGGCGCGGACTGGCTGGACAACCACTGGTTCCGCTTCGGCGCTTCCAGCCTGCTGAACGACCTGCTGATGCAGCGTCAGAAGCTCAGCACCGGCCGGTACTCCGGCCCCGATTACGTCACGGTGGACTGA
- a CDS encoding aldehyde dehydrogenase family protein → MASKNAPETASANPFAYAPAPESRSVVDIAPSYGLFIDGEFAEAADGRVFKSISPSTEEVLSEVAQGGEDDIDRAVKAARKAFEKWSVLPGAERAKYLFRIARIIQERSRELAVLETLDNGKPIKETRDADLPLVAAHFFYYAGWADKLDHAGYGNNPRPLGVAGQVIPWNFPLLMLAWKIAPALATGNTVVLKPAETTPLSALFFADICRQAGLPRGVVNIVTGDGSTGAALVGHPGIDKVAFTGSTAVGKAIARQIAGTGKRATLELGGKGANIVFDDAPVDQAVEGIVTGIFFNQGQVCCAGSRLLVQESVHDEVLDALKRRLTTLRVGDPLDKNTDLGAINSAEQLARIKTLADAGEAEGAERWSPACELPSSGYWFAPTVFTNVTQAHTIARDEIFGPVLSVLTFRTPDEAVAKANNTQYGLSAGIWTEKGSRILAVANKLRAGVVWANTFNKFDPTSPFGGYKESGYGREGGRHGLEAYLDV, encoded by the coding sequence ATGGCATCCAAGAACGCACCCGAGACCGCGTCCGCGAACCCGTTCGCCTACGCGCCCGCGCCCGAGTCCCGCTCGGTCGTCGACATCGCCCCGAGCTACGGCCTGTTCATCGACGGCGAGTTCGCCGAGGCGGCCGACGGCAGGGTCTTCAAGAGCATCAGCCCGTCCACCGAAGAGGTGCTGTCCGAGGTCGCCCAGGGCGGTGAGGACGACATCGACCGGGCCGTGAAGGCCGCCCGCAAGGCGTTCGAGAAGTGGTCGGTGCTGCCCGGCGCCGAGCGCGCGAAGTACCTGTTCCGGATCGCCCGGATCATCCAGGAGCGCTCGCGCGAGCTGGCCGTCCTGGAGACGCTCGACAACGGCAAGCCGATCAAGGAGACCCGCGACGCGGACCTCCCGCTCGTCGCGGCGCACTTCTTCTACTACGCGGGCTGGGCGGACAAGCTCGACCACGCGGGCTATGGGAACAACCCGCGCCCGCTCGGGGTCGCCGGCCAGGTCATCCCGTGGAACTTCCCGCTCCTCATGCTCGCCTGGAAGATCGCCCCGGCGCTCGCCACCGGCAACACGGTCGTCCTGAAGCCCGCCGAGACGACACCGCTCTCCGCGCTGTTCTTCGCGGACATCTGCCGCCAGGCGGGGCTGCCCAGGGGCGTCGTCAACATCGTCACGGGTGACGGTTCGACGGGCGCGGCGCTCGTCGGCCACCCGGGCATCGACAAGGTCGCCTTCACCGGCTCCACCGCCGTGGGCAAGGCCATCGCGCGGCAGATCGCGGGGACGGGGAAGCGGGCCACCCTGGAGCTGGGCGGCAAGGGCGCGAACATCGTCTTCGACGACGCGCCCGTCGACCAGGCCGTCGAGGGCATCGTCACCGGCATCTTCTTCAACCAGGGCCAGGTCTGCTGCGCGGGCTCCCGGCTGCTGGTGCAGGAGTCGGTCCACGACGAGGTGCTGGACGCGCTGAAGCGCAGGCTGACGACACTGCGGGTCGGGGACCCGCTGGACAAGAACACGGACCTGGGCGCGATCAACTCCGCCGAGCAGCTGGCCCGTATCAAGACGCTGGCCGACGCGGGCGAGGCGGAGGGCGCGGAGCGCTGGTCGCCCGCGTGCGAGCTGCCGTCGTCCGGCTACTGGTTCGCCCCGACGGTCTTCACCAACGTCACCCAGGCGCACACCATCGCGCGCGACGAGATCTTCGGCCCCGTGCTGTCCGTGCTGACGTTCCGCACACCGGACGAGGCCGTCGCGAAGGCCAACAACACGCAGTACGGCCTGTCGGCGGGCATCTGGACGGAGAAGGGCTCGCGGATCCTCGCGGTCGCGAACAAGCTCCGGGCGGGCGTCGTCTGGGCCAACACGTTCAACAAGTTCGACCCGACCTCGCCCTTCGGCGGCTACAAGGAATCGGGCTACGGCCGCGAAGGCGGCCGTCACGGCCTGGAGGCATACCTCGATGTCTGA
- a CDS encoding aldehyde dehydrogenase family protein — MSDRLNVLKTYKLYVGGKFPRSESGRVYEVTTGTSAAAAAGKGGWLANAPLSSRKDARDAVVAARKAFGGWSGATAYNRGQVLYRVAEMLEGRRSQFVREVADAEGLSKPKAAAVVDAAIDRWVWYAGWTDKIAQIAGGANPVAGPFFNLSTPEPAGVVTVLAPQDSSLLGLVSVIAPVIATGNTAVVVASERHPLPALSLGEVLATSDLPGGVVNILSGRTAEIAAPLAAHQDVNGIDLTGADESLAKELEIAAADNLKRVRRPKPEDWTADQGTQRLTAFLETKTVWHPTGSLGASGSAY, encoded by the coding sequence ATGTCTGACCGTCTGAACGTCCTCAAGACCTACAAGCTGTACGTCGGGGGCAAGTTCCCCCGCAGCGAGAGCGGCCGGGTGTACGAAGTGACGACAGGTACATCAGCCGCTGCCGCGGCGGGCAAGGGCGGCTGGCTGGCCAACGCCCCCCTGTCCTCCCGCAAGGACGCCCGTGACGCGGTCGTCGCGGCCCGCAAGGCGTTCGGCGGCTGGTCGGGCGCGACCGCGTACAACCGGGGCCAGGTCCTCTACCGCGTCGCCGAGATGCTGGAGGGCCGCCGGAGCCAGTTCGTACGGGAGGTCGCGGACGCCGAGGGCCTGTCCAAGCCGAAGGCGGCGGCCGTGGTCGACGCGGCGATCGACCGCTGGGTCTGGTACGCGGGCTGGACGGACAAGATCGCCCAGATCGCGGGCGGCGCGAACCCCGTCGCGGGGCCGTTCTTCAACCTCTCCACCCCCGAGCCGGCCGGTGTCGTCACGGTGCTCGCGCCGCAGGACTCGTCCCTCCTGGGGCTGGTCTCGGTGATCGCCCCGGTGATCGCCACGGGCAATACGGCGGTCGTCGTCGCGAGCGAGCGGCACCCGCTGCCGGCGCTCTCCCTGGGCGAGGTGCTGGCCACCTCCGACCTGCCGGGCGGCGTCGTCAACATCCTGTCCGGCAGGACGGCCGAGATCGCGGCGCCCCTCGCCGCGCACCAGGACGTCAACGGGATCGACCTCACCGGCGCGGACGAGTCCCTCGCCAAGGAGCTGGAGATCGCGGCGGCCGACAACCTCAAGCGGGTACGGCGCCCGAAGCCCGAGGACTGGACGGCCGACCAGGGCACCCAGCGGCTGACGGCCTTCCTGGAGACCAAGACGGTCTGGCACCCGACGGGCAGCCTGGGAGCGTCGGGCTCGGCGTACTGA
- a CDS encoding uridine kinase: protein MTAPTIPTRVVLLAGPSGSGKSSLAARTGLPVLRLDDFYKEGDDPTLPLVPDSTDIDWDSAGSWDADAAVAAVVELCRTGSTTVPVYSIATSSRVDTEALDIDRTPLFLAEGIFAADIVARCQELGVLADAICLRGRPSTTFRRRLTRDLREGRKSVPFLLRRGWRLMRAERAIVDRQTALGAYPCDKAEALGRITAAAAGPCVRQRTERSPSGAARTVRG from the coding sequence GTGACCGCTCCCACCATTCCGACCCGTGTCGTCCTGCTCGCGGGCCCCTCCGGTTCCGGAAAGTCGTCCCTCGCCGCGCGTACCGGCCTGCCCGTACTACGCCTCGACGACTTCTACAAAGAGGGCGACGACCCGACGCTGCCGCTGGTGCCGGACAGTACGGACATCGACTGGGACTCCGCCGGGTCCTGGGACGCGGACGCCGCCGTCGCGGCGGTCGTGGAGCTGTGCCGTACGGGGAGCACGACCGTTCCGGTCTACTCCATCGCGACCAGTTCACGGGTGGACACCGAGGCGCTCGACATCGACCGCACCCCGCTGTTCCTCGCGGAGGGCATCTTCGCCGCCGACATCGTGGCGCGCTGCCAGGAGCTGGGGGTGCTGGCCGACGCGATCTGTCTGCGCGGCCGTCCCTCGACCACCTTCCGGCGGCGGCTGACGCGCGATCTGCGCGAGGGCCGCAAGTCGGTGCCGTTCCTGCTGCGGCGCGGGTGGCGGCTGATGCGGGCGGAGCGCGCGATCGTCGACCGGCAGACGGCACTCGGGGCGTATCCGTGCGACAAGGCCGAAGCCCTGGGCCGTATCACCGCCGCGGCGGCGGGCCCGTGCGTGCGGCAGCGCACGGAGCGGTCCCCGAGCGGCGCCGCCCGTACCGTACGCGGCTGA
- a CDS encoding SigE family RNA polymerase sigma factor — MNALHGTTTSAAVVTRLHDVTRSGEKSGAVNGRGCVRGTGRQHKPPYMTVVDATALPQSPRVAGGGAAYGEVSGERTLRTDMADTGETGDAEAAFTAYVQERRASLYATAYHLTGDRFEAEDLLQSALFSTYRAWDRISDKAAVGGYLRRTMTNLHISAWRRRKLNEYPTEELPETAGDTDAMRGTELRAVLWQALARIPELQRTMLVLRYYEGRTDPEIADILDISVGTVKSSIWRSLRRLREDEVLSFGRDEEESFGELVA, encoded by the coding sequence ATGAACGCACTGCACGGCACGACCACGAGCGCGGCAGTGGTCACGCGTCTGCACGACGTCACGAGGAGCGGCGAGAAGTCCGGTGCCGTGAACGGACGGGGGTGCGTTCGCGGCACCGGGCGTCAGCACAAGCCGCCGTACATGACGGTCGTTGACGCCACCGCACTTCCCCAGTCACCGCGTGTGGCCGGCGGGGGAGCCGCGTACGGGGAGGTCTCGGGGGAGCGGACGCTCCGGACGGACATGGCGGACACGGGGGAAACGGGGGACGCCGAAGCGGCGTTCACCGCCTACGTCCAGGAGCGCCGCGCCTCCCTGTACGCGACGGCCTACCACCTGACCGGTGACCGTTTCGAGGCCGAGGACCTGCTCCAGAGCGCCCTGTTCTCCACCTACCGGGCGTGGGACAGGATCAGCGACAAGGCGGCGGTCGGGGGCTACCTCCGCCGCACGATGACCAATCTGCACATCAGCGCCTGGCGCAGGCGCAAGCTCAACGAGTATCCGACGGAGGAGCTGCCGGAGACGGCGGGCGACACCGACGCGATGCGCGGCACGGAACTGCGCGCGGTGCTCTGGCAGGCGCTCGCCCGCATTCCGGAACTCCAGCGCACGATGCTGGTACTGCGCTACTACGAGGGCCGCACCGATCCGGAGATCGCGGACATCCTCGACATCAGTGTCGGCACGGTGAAGTCGAGCATCTGGCGGTCGCTCCGCCGGCTGCGCGAGGACGAGGTCCTCAGCTTCGGCCGTGACGAGGAGGAGTCCTTCGGCGAGTTGGTCGCCTGA
- the afsQ1 gene encoding two-component system response regulator AfsQ1: MPFLLLIEDDDAIRTALELSLSRQGHRVATAATGEDGLKLLREQRPDLIVLDVMLPGIDGFEVCRRIRRTDQLPIILLTARSDDIDVVVGLESGADDYVVKPVQGRVLDARIRAVLRRGERESTDSATFGSVVIDRSAMTVTKNGEDMQLTPTELRLLLELSRRPGQALSRQQLLRLVWEHDYLGDSRLVDACVQRLRAKVEDVPSSPTLIRTVRGVGYRLDAPS, from the coding sequence GTGCCTTTCCTGTTGCTGATCGAGGACGACGACGCCATCCGCACGGCCCTCGAACTCTCGCTGTCACGCCAGGGCCACCGAGTGGCCACCGCGGCGACGGGAGAGGACGGCCTGAAACTCCTGCGGGAGCAGCGGCCCGATCTGATCGTGCTGGATGTGATGCTGCCCGGGATCGACGGCTTCGAGGTGTGCCGGCGGATCCGGCGGACCGACCAGCTGCCGATCATTCTGCTGACGGCGCGCAGCGACGACATCGACGTGGTGGTCGGTCTGGAGTCGGGCGCCGACGACTATGTGGTGAAGCCCGTGCAGGGCCGGGTGCTGGACGCCAGGATCCGCGCGGTGCTGCGGCGCGGCGAGCGGGAGTCCACCGATTCCGCGACGTTCGGCAGCGTGGTGATCGACCGGTCCGCGATGACGGTCACCAAGAACGGTGAGGACATGCAGCTCACCCCGACCGAGCTGCGGCTGCTGCTGGAGCTGAGCCGGCGTCCCGGCCAGGCGCTGTCGCGGCAGCAGTTGCTGCGGCTGGTGTGGGAGCACGACTATCTGGGCGACTCACGGCTGGTGGACGCGTGTGTGCAGCGGCTGCGCGCGAAGGTCGAGGACGTGCCGTCCTCGCCGACGCTGATCCGTACCGTCCGCGGAGTGGGTTACCGACTGGACGCGCCTTCGTGA
- a CDS encoding HAMP domain-containing sensor histidine kinase: MGDGGADAGAGGGTGAAKRAVLAGLRWSSLRLRLVVVFGAVALTAAVSASGIAYWLNREAVLTRTQEATLKDFKQEMQNRAAELPLRPNQTDLRTTAAQMTGDNAGYSVLLLGERDRGKPIVAASDPDTFTLDDVPKSLQNAVNDRQRVTSANKYQYHVFWQRTERGDTPYLVAGTRIIGGGPTGYLFKSLDQERADLNSLAWSLGIATAVALIGSALLAQAAATTVLRPVQRLGEAARQLGEGQFETRLRVSGTDELADLSRTFNSAAESLQKKVADMSAREESSRRFVADMSHELRTPLTALTAVTEVLEDEADSLDPMIAPAVTLVVSETRRLNVLVENLMEVTRFDAGTARLVLDDVDVADQLTACIDARAWLDAVDLDAERGIMARLDPRRLDVIMANLIGNALKHGGSPVRVAVRTEGDTLVVEVRDHGPGIPEEVLPHVFDRFYKASASRPRSEGSGLGLSIAMENAHIHGGDITAANVPDGGAMFVLRLPRDGGEDPERDPDTRRDGPTGGEPGRRSERREGGDAS; this comes from the coding sequence ATGGGAGACGGCGGCGCGGACGCGGGAGCGGGCGGCGGGACCGGTGCCGCGAAGCGGGCGGTGCTCGCCGGGCTGCGCTGGTCGAGTCTGCGGCTGCGGCTGGTGGTCGTCTTCGGCGCCGTCGCGCTGACCGCGGCCGTCTCGGCTTCGGGGATCGCGTACTGGCTCAACCGTGAGGCCGTACTGACGCGTACGCAGGAAGCGACCCTCAAGGACTTCAAGCAGGAGATGCAGAACCGCGCCGCGGAGCTGCCGTTGCGGCCGAACCAGACCGATCTGCGGACCACCGCCGCTCAGATGACGGGCGACAACGCCGGCTACAGCGTGCTGCTGCTCGGGGAGCGGGACCGCGGAAAGCCGATCGTGGCCGCCTCCGATCCGGACACGTTCACCCTGGACGACGTACCGAAGTCGCTCCAGAACGCGGTGAACGACCGGCAGCGGGTCACCTCGGCCAACAAGTACCAGTACCACGTGTTCTGGCAGCGCACCGAGCGCGGCGACACCCCTTATCTGGTGGCCGGTACCCGGATCATAGGCGGCGGGCCGACGGGGTATCTGTTCAAGTCCCTCGATCAGGAGCGCGCGGATCTGAACTCGCTGGCCTGGTCGCTGGGGATCGCCACGGCCGTCGCGCTGATCGGCTCGGCCCTGCTCGCCCAGGCGGCCGCGACGACCGTGCTGCGGCCCGTGCAGCGGCTGGGCGAGGCGGCGCGGCAGCTCGGTGAGGGGCAGTTCGAGACCCGGCTGCGGGTGTCGGGGACGGACGAACTGGCCGATCTGTCACGGACGTTCAACAGCGCCGCCGAGTCGCTCCAGAAGAAGGTCGCGGACATGAGCGCGCGGGAGGAGTCCAGCCGCCGCTTCGTCGCCGACATGTCGCACGAGCTGCGTACCCCGCTGACCGCGCTGACGGCTGTCACCGAGGTGCTGGAGGACGAGGCGGACAGCCTGGATCCGATGATCGCGCCCGCGGTGACCCTGGTGGTGAGCGAGACCCGGCGGCTGAACGTCCTGGTGGAGAACCTGATGGAGGTCACCCGCTTCGACGCGGGGACGGCGCGGCTGGTGCTGGACGATGTGGACGTGGCCGACCAGCTGACGGCGTGCATCGACGCGCGGGCCTGGCTGGACGCGGTGGATCTGGACGCCGAGCGCGGCATCATGGCGCGGCTCGATCCGCGCCGGCTCGATGTGATCATGGCGAATCTGATCGGCAACGCGCTCAAGCACGGCGGATCGCCGGTGCGGGTGGCGGTGCGCACGGAGGGCGACACGCTGGTCGTGGAGGTACGGGACCACGGCCCCGGCATCCCCGAGGAGGTGCTGCCGCACGTCTTCGACCGTTTCTACAAGGCGAGCGCGTCGCGGCCCCGGTCCGAGGGCAGCGGGCTCGGCCTGTCGATCGCGATGGAGAACGCGCACATCCACGGCGGGGACATCACGGCGGCGAACGTGCCGGACGGCGGAGCGATGTTCGTGCTGCGGCTGCCGCGCGACGGTGGCGAGGACCCCGAGCGGGACCCGGACACGCGGAGGGACGGACCGACGGGCGGGGAGCCCGGCCGGCGCTCGGAGCGGCGAGAGGGAGGCGACGCGTCGTGA
- a CDS encoding VanZ family protein: MRQGPDGSAVIRFRRAGFILLLMHLLLVGWLTLRPLDVMWVSAANLTPFAGIRASLELGPLEALHRIGGGLVLLAPLGVLLPMVDGRLAVSCWASLARTVTAGALVSLGIELLQTAVPGRVVDVDSLLLNTVGVALAHLAVVPAGRARLRRGTRPRTARGARRLKRGAGRSGPRGRVSREALCEGAREKSRSVSRAVSREDVPQGATPTIPRVGIAP, translated from the coding sequence GTGCGTCAAGGTCCTGACGGCAGTGCCGTCATCCGCTTCCGCAGGGCGGGATTCATCCTCCTCCTCATGCATCTGCTGCTGGTGGGGTGGCTGACGCTCCGTCCGCTGGACGTCATGTGGGTGAGCGCGGCCAATCTGACGCCGTTCGCGGGCATCAGAGCGAGCCTGGAGCTGGGCCCGCTGGAGGCCCTGCACCGGATCGGCGGCGGACTGGTGCTGCTGGCGCCGCTCGGGGTGCTGCTGCCGATGGTGGACGGCCGGCTCGCCGTCTCCTGCTGGGCCTCCCTGGCCCGCACGGTCACGGCCGGTGCGCTGGTCTCGCTCGGGATCGAGCTGTTGCAGACCGCGGTGCCCGGCCGGGTGGTCGACGTGGACTCGCTCCTGCTGAACACGGTCGGCGTGGCGCTGGCCCATCTGGCGGTGGTGCCGGCGGGCCGGGCCAGGCTCCGGCGCGGCACCCGGCCCCGTACGGCTCGGGGCGCGCGCCGTCTGAAGCGCGGCGCCGGGCGGAGCGGGCCCCGGGGGCGGGTGTCGCGGGAGGCCCTGTGCGAGGGGGCGCGCGAGAAGTCGCGGAGCGTGTCGCGCGCGGTGTCCCGGGAGGACGTCCCTCAGGGGGCGACCCCGACGATTCCCAGGGTCGGTATCGCCCCGTAG
- a CDS encoding PspC domain-containing protein translates to MPGLVRPREGRMLGGVCAALARRFGTSANTMRVIFVVSCLLPGPQFLVYLALWLLLPGEKAASTAW, encoded by the coding sequence ATGCCCGGACTGGTCCGCCCCCGTGAGGGACGCATGCTCGGCGGGGTGTGCGCGGCGCTGGCACGGCGCTTCGGTACCTCGGCCAACACGATGCGCGTGATCTTCGTGGTCTCGTGTCTGCTGCCGGGGCCGCAGTTCCTGGTCTATCTGGCGCTGTGGCTGCTGCTGCCGGGTGAGAAGGCGGCCTCGACCGCCTGGTAG
- a CDS encoding ATP-binding protein, giving the protein MKQSAVKTIGAAALGAAFAATAAGSASAAPALPDTGAALDTLGVVTQTLPLETVAEKLPAPTSEVVTTGRSVLNGVQKTTQAAQKGGAAKADPVSGLLGGLPINGLAKGGNGLNGLPLG; this is encoded by the coding sequence ATGAAGCAGTCCGCCGTCAAGACCATCGGTGCCGCCGCCCTCGGCGCCGCCTTCGCCGCCACCGCCGCGGGCAGCGCCTCCGCCGCGCCGGCCCTCCCCGACACCGGTGCGGCCCTGGACACCCTCGGTGTCGTCACGCAGACCCTGCCGCTGGAGACGGTCGCGGAGAAGCTCCCGGCGCCCACCTCCGAGGTCGTCACCACGGGCCGCTCCGTGCTCAACGGCGTGCAGAAGACCACCCAGGCCGCCCAGAAGGGCGGCGCCGCCAAGGCCGACCCCGTCTCGGGGCTGCTCGGCGGCCTGCCCATCAACGGCCTGGCCAAGGGCGGCAACGGCCTCAACGGGCTGCCGCTCGGCTGA
- a CDS encoding adenosine deaminase: MTSQTYRPPTADQIRRAPKVLLHDHLDGGLRPGTIIDLAREACYGALPEQESDKLGLWFREAADSGSLERYLETFAHTCAVMQTRDALVRVAAECAEDLAEDGVVYAEVRYAPEQHLEAGLTLEEVVEAVNEGFREGERRARESGHRIRVGALLTAMRHAARALEIAELANRYRDTGVVGFDIAGAEAGFPPTRHLDAFEYLKRENNHFTIHAGEAFGLPSIWQALQWCGADRLGHGVRIIDDIEVAEDGSVKLGRLAAYVRDKRVPLELCPSSNLQTGAAASYAEHPIGLLRTLHFRATVNTDNRLMSGTSMSREFELLVDAFDYTLDDMQWFTVNAMKSAFIPFDERLAMINDVIKPGYAELKSEWLFRQSAVTSGSTS; the protein is encoded by the coding sequence ATGACGAGCCAGACGTACCGTCCGCCCACCGCCGACCAGATCCGCCGCGCCCCCAAGGTCCTTCTCCACGACCATCTGGACGGCGGACTGCGCCCCGGCACGATCATCGATCTCGCCCGCGAGGCCTGCTACGGGGCCCTGCCCGAGCAGGAGTCCGACAAGCTCGGTCTCTGGTTCCGCGAGGCGGCCGACTCCGGCTCGCTGGAGCGTTATCTGGAGACCTTCGCCCACACCTGCGCCGTCATGCAGACCCGCGACGCGCTCGTCCGGGTCGCCGCCGAGTGCGCCGAGGACCTCGCCGAGGACGGGGTGGTCTACGCGGAGGTGCGCTACGCCCCCGAGCAGCACCTGGAGGCGGGCCTCACCCTCGAAGAGGTCGTCGAGGCCGTCAACGAGGGCTTCCGCGAGGGCGAGCGGCGCGCCCGCGAGAGCGGCCACCGGATCAGGGTCGGCGCGCTGCTCACCGCCATGCGCCACGCGGCCCGCGCGCTGGAGATCGCCGAACTCGCCAACCGCTACCGCGACACGGGCGTCGTCGGCTTCGACATCGCGGGCGCCGAGGCGGGCTTCCCGCCCACCCGCCACCTCGACGCGTTCGAGTACCTGAAGCGGGAGAACAACCACTTCACCATCCACGCCGGCGAGGCGTTCGGGCTGCCGTCGATCTGGCAGGCGCTCCAGTGGTGCGGCGCCGACCGGCTGGGTCACGGGGTGCGGATCATCGACGACATCGAGGTCGCCGAGGACGGCTCGGTGAAGCTGGGCCGGCTCGCCGCGTACGTACGGGACAAGCGCGTTCCGCTGGAGCTGTGCCCCAGCTCCAACCTCCAGACCGGAGCCGCCGCCTCGTACGCCGAGCACCCCATCGGGCTGCTCCGCACGCTCCACTTCCGCGCCACTGTAAATACCGATAACAGGCTTATGTCCGGTACGAGCATGAGCCGGGAATTCGAGCTGTTGGTCGACGCATTCGATTACACGCTCGATGACATGCAGTGGTTCACAGTCAATGCGATGAAATCAGCTTTCATTCCTTTCGATGAAAGACTGGCCATGATCAATGATGTCATCAAGCCCGGATACGCCGAGCTGAAATCCGAATGGCTGTTCAGGCAGTCGGCTGTGACCAGCGGATCTACCAGCTGA